One genomic segment of Halobacteriovorax sp. DA5 includes these proteins:
- a CDS encoding ABC transporter ATP-binding protein gives MSLLKVKNLNIHFKTKKGLIHAVRNVSFEVKASETLGIVGESGCGKSITNMAIMGLLDDNAVVEAEELSFNGVDLQKLNEKSWQQIRGGDISMIFQDAMSSLNPCYTVENQIEEVLLIHEPNLSKQERKDRVERLLIQVGIPAPKERMKAYPHELSGGMAQRVMIAMAIASSPKLLIADEPTTALDVTVQQQILELLDEIQKETGMAVIFISHDLAVVKDFTQTLQVMYAGEVIEKGPTMAVINSPRHPYTSGLLKSIPSFTNDINAPLYSIKGMVPDLGDRPTGCQFRKRCEYATEQCELLPKLVIHDDRSLRCIHPLN, from the coding sequence ATGAGTTTATTAAAAGTTAAGAATTTAAATATACACTTTAAAACAAAGAAAGGACTTATTCACGCCGTTCGAAATGTTTCGTTTGAAGTTAAAGCGAGTGAAACACTTGGAATCGTTGGTGAGTCAGGTTGTGGAAAAAGTATCACGAATATGGCAATAATGGGCCTGCTTGATGATAATGCTGTCGTTGAAGCAGAAGAATTAAGTTTCAACGGAGTGGATCTGCAAAAACTTAATGAGAAATCGTGGCAACAGATTCGCGGAGGTGATATCAGTATGATCTTCCAAGATGCCATGAGTAGCCTAAACCCATGTTATACAGTTGAAAATCAGATTGAGGAAGTTCTTCTCATTCACGAACCAAACTTATCAAAACAAGAACGTAAGGATCGTGTTGAAAGGCTATTAATTCAAGTTGGAATTCCTGCGCCTAAAGAGCGCATGAAAGCTTACCCACACGAGCTATCTGGTGGAATGGCCCAACGAGTGATGATTGCGATGGCCATTGCTTCAAGCCCAAAGCTTTTAATTGCAGATGAGCCAACAACGGCCCTTGATGTTACTGTTCAACAGCAAATTCTAGAGCTCCTAGATGAGATTCAAAAAGAAACAGGCATGGCCGTTATCTTTATCTCCCACGATCTTGCTGTCGTTAAAGACTTCACGCAAACTCTTCAAGTTATGTATGCTGGCGAAGTCATTGAAAAAGGACCAACAATGGCCGTCATCAATTCTCCTCGCCACCCCTATACATCAGGACTATTGAAGTCAATTCCTTCATTTACAAATGATATTAACGCTCCCCTTTACTCAATAAAAGGGATGGTTCCAGACTTAGGTGATCGCCCTACAGGATGTCAGTTTAGAAAGCGATGTGAATATGCGACTGAACAATGTGAATTACTCCCTAAACTTGTCATTCATGATGATCGCTCTCTTCGTTGTATTCACCCATTAAATTAA
- a CDS encoding ABC transporter ATP-binding protein, protein MIDTIKVNDLKKYYPVADKFVKAIDGLSFTLQEKTTLGIVGESGCGKSTLAKCLMALEQITDGSITIGGKDFSTLSSKELYKSIQMVFQNPLESLNPRKKAWEIIADPLLINEKVTKKEAFERACELMETVGLRRAHAHKYPHMFSGGQRQRIGIARALILKPKVLILDEPVSALDVSVQAQVLNLLKDLQEEFNLTYIFISHDLSVVRYIADKVLVMYLGKVCEYGKSDIIFTTPLHPYTKTLLKSAHAVENEVIKAFPPLKNVELPSPLNPPAGCNFHTRCPLAVEHCKSKAPECRHIDSRDVFCHEVIEN, encoded by the coding sequence ATGATTGATACAATTAAAGTAAATGATTTAAAAAAGTACTATCCTGTCGCAGACAAGTTTGTAAAGGCCATCGATGGCCTAAGCTTCACTCTTCAAGAAAAAACAACTCTTGGAATAGTTGGGGAATCTGGTTGTGGAAAGTCGACTCTTGCAAAATGTCTTATGGCACTTGAGCAAATAACAGATGGAAGTATCACAATCGGTGGTAAAGACTTCTCAACTCTTTCTTCAAAAGAACTATACAAGTCCATTCAAATGGTTTTCCAAAATCCACTCGAGTCACTTAACCCAAGAAAAAAAGCATGGGAAATAATCGCTGATCCTCTTCTTATCAATGAGAAAGTAACAAAGAAAGAAGCTTTTGAGCGTGCATGTGAACTTATGGAAACAGTAGGCCTTCGTCGTGCTCATGCTCACAAGTACCCACATATGTTTAGTGGTGGCCAACGTCAAAGAATAGGAATTGCCAGAGCTCTTATTTTAAAACCAAAAGTTTTAATTCTTGATGAGCCAGTATCTGCTCTTGATGTTTCAGTTCAAGCGCAAGTTTTAAATCTTTTAAAAGACCTTCAAGAAGAATTTAATCTCACTTATATCTTCATCTCTCATGATCTCTCTGTCGTTCGCTATATAGCGGACAAGGTACTTGTCATGTATCTTGGAAAGGTTTGTGAATACGGAAAAAGTGATATCATCTTTACGACTCCACTGCATCCTTATACGAAAACACTTCTAAAGTCGGCCCACGCGGTAGAAAACGAAGTGATCAAGGCCTTCCCACCACTTAAGAATGTGGAGCTTCCATCACCTCTTAATCCACCTGCTGGATGTAACTTTCATACTCGCTGCCCACTTGCAGTTGAGCATTGTAAAAGCAAAGCACCAGAGTGTCGTCATATCGACAGCAGAGATGTTTTTTGTCACGAAGTTATT